A stretch of the Filimonas lacunae genome encodes the following:
- a CDS encoding tetratricopeptide repeat-containing sensor histidine kinase has product MKPGRIKASVKCVIYFFISLLFTKSFTATAQSVPDYHNADSILYQLQKSRPDSNRVSLLNELAADYLSKNELSAAEFEAVFKHLEHAVALSDSLHLPFVNRKAQSLHLMGSALVLGNKVAQGKAVFMELVKNAHDAGDKRREAESWVAYEKALWDANKLDTFRIDAEAADLNAMAIYHEIKELKIELNIGLRLAAVYFSNLEFSKAEKLLLSLIKQSEAIGSRKLPYAYYLLSVVNRYIGNYNKALGYALHAVKEMDDSNDYATAETCYGELGEVYQALNKPAESVIWYRKCIEQREAMTGYPNFFLYRTYSLLIVQLIKAGAQKEALATIKDLQRRRPPVTSGERAVFFQSMAYCYDAVNVYDSTEKYFVKMVESYHKANEGALVNEEIYLLAYYDIAEFYIKSLQFTKARPFLDIIISKPNSVKVSKMADAQLLLFKVDSAAGNYLAAIRHMQQYKTLADSVFSEKKSLQIEQLQVEYNTEKKDQAIRLLTKKEQLQQANLRQANIIRNWTVASAVLLTLLLIAGYNRYQFKQKTNKRLETQQIVINQKNVSLQRLVHEKEWLIKEIHHRVKNNFHIVMGLLGTQSGYLKNEEAIAAINESQQRIHAMSLIHQKLYQSDNLSSIDMPGYIYELVDYLKDSFDNSMAIRFHLQVDRINIALSHVIPIGLILNEAITNVFKYAFPGKKEGNIYISFTHNSENDQVVLTVRDDGTGLPAEFNSNVQSSMGLNLMKGLSGDIDGSFTMQSNNGTIVTVSFIYNPNQPEDFLPSDASQNFTV; this is encoded by the coding sequence ATGAAGCCGGGGCGTATAAAAGCCAGTGTAAAGTGTGTCATATACTTTTTCATTTCCCTGTTATTTACTAAATCCTTTACTGCAACAGCGCAGTCTGTACCTGATTATCACAACGCAGATTCCATATTATATCAATTGCAAAAAAGCCGGCCCGATTCAAACCGGGTAAGTTTGCTGAATGAGTTAGCGGCAGACTATCTTTCAAAAAATGAACTAAGTGCGGCAGAGTTTGAAGCAGTTTTTAAGCATTTGGAGCATGCAGTGGCATTATCCGATTCGCTTCACTTACCCTTTGTAAACAGGAAAGCCCAAAGTCTTCATTTAATGGGAAGTGCACTGGTGCTTGGTAACAAGGTGGCCCAGGGGAAGGCGGTTTTTATGGAACTGGTTAAAAATGCGCATGATGCTGGTGATAAAAGAAGGGAAGCAGAAAGTTGGGTGGCGTATGAGAAGGCCCTGTGGGATGCCAATAAATTAGATACTTTCAGAATTGATGCAGAAGCGGCCGATTTGAATGCGATGGCCATTTATCATGAGATAAAAGAACTGAAAATTGAGCTAAATATTGGTTTGCGACTGGCTGCAGTATACTTTTCTAACCTGGAATTTAGTAAAGCAGAGAAATTATTGCTTTCTCTTATAAAACAAAGCGAAGCTATAGGTTCCCGTAAACTGCCTTACGCTTATTATCTTTTGTCGGTTGTAAACAGATATATTGGTAATTATAACAAGGCGCTTGGATATGCTTTACATGCAGTAAAGGAAATGGACGATTCCAACGATTATGCTACTGCTGAAACATGCTATGGCGAGCTTGGAGAAGTGTACCAGGCATTGAATAAACCGGCAGAAAGCGTTATCTGGTACAGAAAGTGCATTGAGCAAAGGGAAGCTATGACAGGTTATCCTAACTTCTTTTTATACCGTACCTACAGTTTACTGATAGTTCAACTTATAAAAGCCGGAGCTCAAAAGGAAGCATTGGCAACCATCAAAGACCTGCAAAGGCGCAGACCACCTGTTACGTCAGGAGAACGCGCTGTTTTTTTTCAAAGCATGGCCTATTGCTACGATGCTGTTAATGTGTATGACAGTACCGAGAAATATTTTGTAAAAATGGTGGAGAGCTATCATAAAGCAAATGAAGGCGCATTAGTGAATGAAGAAATTTATTTGCTGGCCTATTATGATATTGCTGAGTTTTATATAAAGAGCCTGCAGTTTACAAAAGCCCGTCCTTTTTTGGATATCATTATTTCAAAACCCAACTCTGTTAAAGTATCCAAAATGGCGGATGCGCAATTGTTGTTATTTAAGGTTGATTCTGCAGCAGGTAACTACCTGGCAGCGATAAGACATATGCAGCAATATAAAACCCTGGCAGACTCTGTTTTTAGCGAGAAAAAAAGCCTGCAGATAGAGCAATTGCAGGTGGAATACAATACGGAAAAGAAAGACCAGGCTATAAGGCTGCTGACTAAAAAGGAGCAGTTACAGCAAGCCAACTTAAGGCAGGCCAATATTATACGGAATTGGACAGTAGCAAGCGCTGTGTTATTGACACTACTATTGATAGCCGGGTACAACCGCTACCAGTTTAAACAAAAAACCAACAAAAGACTCGAAACGCAGCAAATTGTGATTAACCAAAAGAATGTTTCTTTACAACGTCTTGTTCACGAAAAAGAATGGCTGATCAAAGAAATTCATCACCGGGTTAAAAACAACTTTCATATTGTGATGGGGTTGTTAGGTACACAATCGGGCTATCTTAAAAACGAGGAAGCGATAGCAGCCATCAATGAAAGCCAGCAGCGCATACATGCCATGTCCCTGATTCACCAGAAATTGTATCAGTCAGATAATCTTTCCTCTATTGATATGCCAGGATATATTTATGAGCTGGTAGATTATTTAAAGGATTCATTCGATAATAGCATGGCTATACGGTTTCATTTACAGGTAGATCGCATAAACATAGCGCTTTCGCATGTGATACCTATAGGGCTTATTTTAAATGAGGCCATTACTAATGTTTTTAAATATGCTTTTCCTGGAAAAAAAGAAGGGAATATATATATATCGTTTACGCATAACAGCGAAAATGATCAGGTGGTGCTTACGGTAAGGGACGACGGAACAGGATTGCCTGCTGAATTTAATAGTAATGTACAATCCTCCATGGGCCTGAACCTGATGAAAGGATTAAGCGGAGACATTGACGGTAGCTTTACCATGCAAAGTAATAATGGAACCATTGTTACGGTTAGTTTTATATATAATCCCAATCAACCGGAAGACTTTTTACCATCTGATGCCAGCCAAAATTTTACTGTATGA
- a CDS encoding alginate export family protein has protein sequence MQKRMMTTARLVTLSLLALLFYDSHAQSMAPFKQLRYDEDYAYLKKDSSSNWYTATKFTALSKDKNSWLSAGGDIRYQRLWFNNENWGETPADKDGFLLTRILVHADWHAGNRFRTFVQMQSSQANGRVGTPSPVEENLLDLHQAFADVVFPFQQTSSLTLRMGRQELLYGSQRLVAVRDGPNNRQAFDAARLIYTNSNIKADVFYSHPVQSRPRLFDDGFNDNSRFWGGYLVKNQVPILSNVDVYYFGLWKKNARFDDGAGREIRHSIGGRIWLNKKYWRYDVEGLYQFGDFAGKAIDAWTFSVNTGYKFADTKLKPEIGIKTELISGDATNGDNKLQTFNPLFPRGGYFGLVSLIGPSNLFDVHPSITLDLSKRLFFNIDCDIFSRYSRNDGIYGPNVAMIYPGTKSTKKSIGRQYSTHLEYVPNNFLYFRCEFTWFKAGTFLKEVGPGKDILFAATTVQLKF, from the coding sequence ATGCAAAAGCGGATGATGACAACTGCCAGGCTGGTTACGCTATCCTTATTGGCTTTATTGTTTTATGATAGCCATGCGCAAAGTATGGCTCCTTTTAAACAGTTGAGATATGACGAGGATTATGCTTACCTGAAAAAGGATAGCAGCAGCAACTGGTATACAGCTACCAAGTTTACGGCGCTTTCAAAAGATAAAAATTCCTGGTTGAGCGCAGGGGGCGATATCAGGTATCAGCGCTTGTGGTTTAACAATGAAAACTGGGGTGAGACTCCGGCTGATAAGGATGGTTTTCTCCTTACCCGTATTCTTGTTCATGCCGACTGGCATGCCGGCAATCGTTTCAGAACCTTTGTACAAATGCAAAGCAGCCAGGCGAATGGAAGGGTGGGAACGCCTTCTCCTGTAGAGGAAAACCTGCTGGATTTGCACCAGGCTTTTGCCGATGTGGTATTCCCGTTTCAGCAAACTTCATCGTTGACCCTGAGGATGGGACGGCAGGAGTTATTATACGGTTCGCAAAGATTGGTGGCAGTGCGTGATGGGCCTAACAACCGGCAGGCGTTTGATGCTGCCCGGTTAATATATACCAATAGTAATATCAAAGCAGATGTTTTCTATTCTCACCCTGTACAGTCCAGGCCGCGACTATTCGATGATGGTTTTAATGATAACTCCAGGTTCTGGGGTGGGTACCTGGTTAAAAACCAGGTGCCCATTCTCAGTAATGTAGATGTATATTACTTTGGGTTATGGAAGAAAAATGCAAGATTTGACGATGGCGCGGGGCGGGAGATCCGGCATTCTATAGGTGGCCGCATCTGGTTGAATAAAAAGTACTGGAGATATGATGTGGAAGGGCTTTACCAGTTTGGCGATTTTGCCGGTAAAGCAATTGATGCCTGGACGTTCTCTGTAAACACAGGTTATAAATTTGCTGATACAAAGCTGAAACCGGAAATAGGGATAAAAACGGAACTGATAAGCGGTGATGCCACTAACGGTGATAATAAATTGCAGACTTTTAACCCGTTATTTCCCCGCGGAGGCTATTTTGGTTTGGTGTCGTTGATTGGTCCTTCCAACTTATTTGATGTGCATCCATCCATTACCCTGGATTTGTCTAAACGGTTATTCTTTAATATAGACTGTGATATATTTTCGCGTTATAGCCGGAATGATGGTATCTATGGGCCTAACGTGGCCATGATTTATCCGGGTACCAAAAGCACTAAAAAATCTATCGGGCGGCAATATTCCACACACCTGGAATATGTTCCCAACAATTTCCTGTACTTCCGGTGCGAGTTTACCTGGTTTAAAGCAGGGACTTTTTTGAAGGAAGTAGGGCCGGGTAAGGATATCTTGTTTGCCGCTACCACAGTACAGTTGAAATTTTAA
- a CDS encoding MBL fold metallo-hydrolase, translated as MKKLIMILAISSGTMALTNFRIMAQSLTMRVPAQPPLPPHVPIWDGNTVDLKLHKVSDGVYAIQPSTVEVETTKGIPQATSGGFIVGDKGVMIIECFLNKKLFQQQIKLIRSVTDKPIVYAVNTSDHGDHCFTNYLLPASTIIIQNEFAKENLSKNFENIKQFMINLFGKGRGIEEVKYRAADVTIAKNNTLSVDMGGGKVVELINTGTAQSPADLFVWMPSSKVFWAGNPFIAESPTIPWLFDGFFLEPADNLQKIYNMLPDDAVVIPGHGRITNKAGIKYTIDYVQTLKQSVEEAVTKGLSLEQAQQTITMKEYNKGYELFDWLHFYFNLPNAYKDISSKRK; from the coding sequence ATGAAAAAGCTGATCATGATATTAGCCATCAGCAGTGGAACGATGGCACTTACTAATTTTCGCATAATGGCACAGTCGTTGACTATGCGTGTGCCTGCACAACCGCCATTGCCACCGCATGTGCCTATCTGGGATGGTAATACGGTAGATTTAAAACTGCATAAGGTGTCCGATGGTGTATATGCCATTCAGCCTTCCACTGTAGAGGTGGAAACTACCAAAGGCATTCCACAGGCAACATCGGGCGGGTTTATTGTAGGCGATAAAGGTGTAATGATCATAGAATGCTTTTTAAACAAAAAACTATTCCAACAGCAAATAAAGCTGATCAGGTCGGTAACGGATAAACCTATTGTGTACGCCGTAAATACAAGCGATCATGGTGATCATTGCTTTACCAATTACCTCTTACCGGCTTCTACCATCATTATTCAAAATGAGTTTGCGAAAGAGAATCTCTCTAAAAACTTTGAGAACATTAAACAGTTTATGATTAACCTGTTTGGTAAAGGGCGTGGTATTGAAGAAGTGAAATACCGGGCAGCCGACGTTACCATTGCAAAAAATAACACGCTGTCTGTTGATATGGGAGGTGGCAAAGTGGTAGAGTTAATTAACACGGGTACCGCACAGTCGCCTGCCGATCTTTTTGTATGGATGCCTTCTTCCAAAGTGTTTTGGGCAGGTAATCCTTTTATAGCAGAAAGCCCCACCATTCCCTGGTTGTTTGACGGCTTCTTTTTAGAGCCTGCCGATAACCTGCAAAAGATATACAATATGCTGCCGGATGATGCTGTTGTAATTCCGGGCCATGGAAGAATTACCAATAAAGCGGGCATAAAATATACTATTGACTATGTACAGACTTTGAAGCAATCTGTAGAAGAAGCGGTTACAAAAGGGCTTTCGCTGGAGCAGGCACAGCAGACCATTACTATGAAGGAGTACAATAAAGGCTATGAACTTTTCGACTGGTTGCATTTTTACTTCAACCTTCCGAATGCTTACAAGGATATCAGCAGTAAGCGTAAATAG
- a CDS encoding alpha/beta fold hydrolase, whose translation MMLLMTGCQSNPDKELASDASDSTSATVKPAAPPANFKHASATINGIAIHYVVGGTGEPLVLLHGFGQNWYMWNRLLPELSKHFTVIAPDLPGLGESGKPDSGYDKKSLAVYIHGLVKQLGYTNINLAGHDIGLMVAYAYAAQFSGEVKKLALMDALLPGVEPVWSQVKGAAWWFGFFSFPASGELVAGRERLFLTNFWPVVGHVKNAFTTEETNEFVRAYSTKGSTAGAFHWFGAFEQDAKDNQVFMQTKLKMPLLAMGGEYFGAAFLADHCKLVAENVKGSNIKGAGHWVVQENTEQVQKDLLDFFLSK comes from the coding sequence ATGATGCTGTTGATGACCGGTTGCCAAAGTAACCCCGATAAAGAATTAGCGTCCGACGCGAGTGATAGCACTTCTGCTACAGTGAAGCCAGCGGCACCGCCAGCAAATTTTAAACATGCATCGGCCACTATAAACGGCATTGCCATTCATTATGTAGTGGGTGGCACAGGTGAGCCGCTGGTGTTATTGCATGGCTTTGGGCAAAACTGGTATATGTGGAATCGCCTGTTACCTGAGTTGTCTAAACATTTTACCGTAATAGCGCCTGATTTGCCGGGCCTGGGTGAATCGGGAAAACCAGACAGTGGCTATGATAAAAAATCCTTAGCGGTTTATATACATGGGCTGGTTAAGCAGTTGGGCTATACTAACATTAACCTGGCCGGCCATGATATAGGCCTGATGGTAGCCTACGCTTATGCTGCACAATTTTCGGGTGAGGTAAAGAAACTGGCCCTGATGGATGCGTTGCTGCCGGGTGTTGAACCTGTATGGAGCCAGGTGAAAGGTGCTGCGTGGTGGTTTGGTTTCTTTTCTTTTCCTGCATCGGGCGAACTGGTGGCAGGTAGAGAGCGCTTATTCCTTACCAATTTCTGGCCGGTAGTAGGTCATGTAAAAAATGCATTTACCACAGAAGAAACAAATGAATTTGTAAGGGCATACTCCACCAAAGGATCAACAGCAGGCGCTTTTCATTGGTTTGGTGCTTTTGAGCAGGATGCAAAAGACAATCAGGTGTTTATGCAAACGAAATTAAAAATGCCTTTACTGGCTATGGGTGGTGAATATTTTGGAGCAGCCTTCCTGGCCGATCATTGCAAACTGGTGGCAGAGAATGTGAAAGGTTCTAATATCAAGGGCGCCGGCCATTGGGTGGTTCAGGAAAATACGGAACAGGTGCAGAAGGATTTACTTGATTTTTTCTTGAGCAAATAG
- a CDS encoding alpha/beta hydrolase yields the protein MAKSQSKNIVFITGAFVHHSCWDDWKAFFESRGYSTIAPPWPHKNVAPETLRNSLPNTAIAGNRLEALTAYYDNIVRKLPEKPILIGHSIGGLIVQLLLQRGLGAAGVAIHSVPPQGIVTFQFSFLKAGWGPLGFFTSVKKSFLMSFRQWQYAFTNGMDDNAQKEAYYKYAIPESKLIVRDTITKAARVNFENPHAPLLLTSGSDDHTIPASLNYTNYLRYKNNDSIIEYKEFKGRNHFVLGQSTWKEDAEFILQWISRQ from the coding sequence ATGGCAAAAAGCCAATCAAAAAACATTGTGTTTATTACCGGTGCCTTTGTGCATCATAGTTGCTGGGATGACTGGAAAGCTTTCTTTGAAAGCAGGGGATACAGCACTATTGCACCGCCCTGGCCGCATAAGAATGTAGCACCTGAAACACTACGCAACAGCTTGCCTAATACAGCCATCGCCGGCAACAGGTTGGAAGCATTAACTGCTTACTACGATAATATAGTAAGGAAGCTACCCGAAAAACCCATATTAATTGGTCATTCCATTGGTGGATTGATTGTACAGCTTTTGTTGCAAAGGGGCTTAGGTGCAGCAGGCGTGGCCATTCATTCGGTGCCGCCACAGGGTATTGTAACCTTTCAGTTTTCTTTTTTAAAAGCAGGCTGGGGGCCACTTGGCTTTTTTACTTCGGTGAAAAAATCATTCCTTATGTCTTTTCGTCAATGGCAATATGCTTTTACCAATGGAATGGATGACAATGCCCAGAAAGAAGCTTATTATAAATATGCCATTCCTGAATCAAAATTGATTGTAAGGGATACCATTACCAAAGCAGCGAGGGTAAATTTTGAAAACCCGCATGCACCACTGCTATTGACATCGGGCAGTGATGACCATACTATTCCTGCTTCGCTGAACTATACCAATTATCTCCGGTATAAAAACAATGATTCCATTATTGAGTATAAAGAGTTTAAAGGCAGAAACCACTTCGTTTTGGGGCAGTCTACCTGGAAAGAAGATGCGGAGTTCATTCTGCAATGGATAAGCCGTCAATAG
- a CDS encoding VOC family protein, protein MKINRLDHLVLTVADVESACAFYQELLGMEVITFGNNRKALLFGNQKINLHQKGKEIDPKAAFPTCGSGDLCFIADTPVEEVLQELESKKITILEGGIVDRTGATGKIRSVYFRDPDNNLIEVSNYANIPVV, encoded by the coding sequence ATGAAAATAAACAGATTAGACCATCTTGTGTTAACCGTTGCCGATGTGGAAAGCGCCTGTGCGTTTTACCAGGAGCTATTAGGAATGGAAGTGATCACCTTTGGTAATAACCGAAAAGCCTTATTATTTGGAAACCAGAAAATAAACCTGCACCAGAAAGGAAAAGAAATTGACCCGAAAGCGGCTTTTCCTACCTGCGGATCGGGTGATCTATGTTTTATAGCCGACACTCCGGTAGAAGAAGTATTGCAAGAACTGGAAAGTAAAAAGATAACCATACTGGAAGGAGGTATTGTAGACAGAACAGGAGCTACAGGTAAAATCAGGTCGGTTTATTTTCGCGACCCCGATAACAACTTAATAGAGGTGAGCAACTATGCTAACATTCCTGTAGTGTAA
- a CDS encoding TonB-dependent receptor — MKTFFMAVMAIGHCVACTVAYAQNVAGNITGKITDSIHQPLSAATVVLRKGNKPDGIKYALSAADGSFSMPCAQTGTYTVHVTAVGFGIYESASFVIDSLHPQVTLPVCIMKQTTTVLQQVTVTASKPFVEQKVDRTVVNVDALINSAGVTALDVLETAPGVRVDANGSISLKGVQGVAVYIDDRPCYLSGQQLQSYLQSLPATVLSQIEIMSNPPARYDAAGNGGIINIKTVKQKMKGYNVGLSSGIRYAKYVATNNNMDFNYRSNRFNLFGTFSYGSRNSYNDIDIYRRYLDDKGSATGTFQQNSYMRRMGSGYRSTLGVDYFLSQLTTLGVVVSRLARYPKSSNTSWGSVYDEYEQPDSSLRSQNVEAGSFKNNRVNLSIKHDFAKNGPLLQTNFDYLEYSTGNNQVLTTGNYSAAGVLQSAEQLVGDLPSNIKIYSAKADYEQTLANKWKLEAGAKISYTNTSNIANYYNVVAGIAEPDYDKTNHFQYKENMNAAYINLNKTLHQLTVQLGLRYEGTLSKGHQLGNAIKPDSSFHRRYHNVFPTLFLLYKLDTLGRHQLKFNYGRRIGRPYYQDLNPFISPLDKLTFYVGNPYLKPSFSSKYELGYIFNNQVTATVNYTDTKDLVNETITINDQKYYSRPGNIGKATSLSIGVDASIRPQPWLNLQLSAQMNFAYFKSDFYTGSLEVKNQYVYTQVLVQWKLKKSWAMQLDGNYTSRSKNAQFVLANRGKVNYAVSKVVSPAVTVKANVTDIFSTGVNKGQITNLAATYATFQTLSDTRSFLLTVSIRVGKRVEGQRKQIESGAETEQNRVKD, encoded by the coding sequence ATGAAAACCTTTTTCATGGCTGTAATGGCCATAGGGCATTGTGTTGCCTGTACTGTAGCTTATGCGCAAAACGTAGCAGGTAACATCACCGGAAAAATTACTGATAGCATACACCAGCCCTTAAGCGCAGCTACCGTCGTCTTACGGAAAGGGAATAAGCCTGATGGTATTAAATATGCCCTGTCAGCTGCTGATGGTTCTTTCTCCATGCCATGTGCTCAAACAGGAACCTATACGGTACATGTTACAGCAGTAGGCTTTGGTATTTATGAAAGCGCTTCATTCGTTATCGACTCGCTGCACCCGCAGGTAACATTGCCGGTATGTATCATGAAGCAAACAACTACGGTTTTGCAGCAGGTGACTGTTACAGCCAGCAAACCTTTTGTGGAGCAAAAGGTAGATCGCACAGTGGTAAATGTAGATGCCCTGATAAACAGTGCAGGCGTAACAGCGTTGGATGTGCTGGAAACTGCGCCGGGCGTGCGTGTTGATGCCAATGGAAGCATTAGCTTAAAAGGTGTGCAGGGCGTTGCTGTTTATATAGATGACAGACCTTGCTATTTATCTGGCCAGCAATTGCAAAGTTATTTACAGTCGCTGCCGGCTACCGTGTTGTCGCAAATAGAGATCATGTCCAATCCGCCTGCCAGGTATGATGCTGCCGGAAATGGGGGGATCATCAATATCAAAACCGTAAAACAAAAGATGAAGGGGTATAATGTTGGATTAAGTAGTGGCATACGGTATGCAAAGTATGTTGCCACCAACAATAATATGGATTTTAATTACCGCAGCAACCGGTTTAATCTGTTTGGTACATTTAGCTATGGTTCCCGTAATAGTTATAACGATATTGATATTTACAGAAGATACCTGGATGATAAAGGCAGCGCTACAGGAACCTTTCAGCAAAATTCTTATATGCGCAGGATGGGCAGTGGTTACCGGTCAACACTGGGAGTGGATTACTTTCTATCGCAGCTAACAACGCTAGGGGTGGTAGTAAGCAGACTTGCCAGGTATCCTAAAAGCAGCAATACCAGTTGGGGTTCTGTATATGATGAATATGAGCAGCCAGATTCTTCGCTCAGATCGCAGAATGTGGAAGCGGGAAGTTTTAAGAACAACCGCGTCAATCTTAGCATAAAGCATGATTTTGCTAAAAATGGTCCATTACTGCAAACTAATTTTGATTACCTGGAATACAGCACCGGCAACAACCAGGTGTTAACTACCGGTAATTATTCAGCTGCCGGTGTATTACAATCAGCAGAGCAATTGGTGGGCGATTTACCCTCCAATATAAAGATCTATTCGGCCAAGGCTGATTATGAACAAACACTGGCGAATAAATGGAAGCTGGAAGCCGGTGCAAAAATCAGTTATACCAACACCTCCAATATAGCCAACTATTACAATGTGGTGGCGGGTATTGCGGAGCCCGACTACGATAAAACCAATCATTTTCAATACAAGGAAAATATGAATGCCGCTTATATCAACCTCAACAAAACGCTGCACCAGCTTACCGTGCAACTGGGGTTGCGATATGAAGGAACTTTGTCAAAAGGGCATCAGCTGGGAAATGCCATTAAACCAGACTCTTCGTTCCATCGCCGCTATCACAATGTTTTTCCTACCCTGTTCCTGTTGTATAAACTGGACACGCTTGGCAGGCATCAGCTAAAATTCAACTATGGACGCAGAATAGGCAGGCCGTATTACCAGGATCTGAACCCATTTATATCGCCACTGGATAAGCTCACTTTTTATGTAGGCAATCCCTATCTGAAACCATCCTTTTCCTCAAAATACGAACTGGGCTATATTTTCAACAACCAGGTTACTGCTACTGTTAATTATACAGATACAAAAGACCTGGTGAATGAAACCATTACCATCAATGATCAGAAATATTATAGCCGTCCGGGTAATATAGGTAAAGCCACCTCTTTGAGCATTGGAGTAGATGCCAGTATTCGCCCCCAACCCTGGCTAAATTTGCAGTTAAGTGCGCAAATGAACTTTGCTTATTTCAAAAGTGATTTTTATACAGGTTCACTGGAAGTTAAAAACCAGTATGTATATACCCAGGTGCTTGTGCAGTGGAAGTTGAAAAAGAGCTGGGCAATGCAACTGGATGGCAACTATACCAGCCGGTCGAAAAATGCACAGTTTGTTCTTGCTAATAGGGGCAAGGTGAACTATGCGGTATCGAAAGTGGTATCGCCGGCAGTAACAGTCAAAGCCAATGTTACGGACATCTTCTCTACCGGTGTAAACAAAGGTCAGATCACTAACCTGGCTGCCACCTATGCCACCTTCCAAACCCTGTCAGATACCCGTTCATTTTTACTCACCGTAAGCATCCGGGTAGGGAAAAGGGTAGAAGGGCAGCGGAAACAAATAGAGTCCGGCGCTGAAACGGAGCAGAACAGGGTAAAGGATTAA
- a CDS encoding RNA polymerase sigma factor: MSVHHKHSSTDQYLVDQVLAGNQQAFASIVRQTERLVVQIVFKMIPAPGDRQDMIQDIYLKAFSHLATFQFQAKLSTWLGKISYNTCLHYLEKKKLAFLPETSGPEGEPIDALDQLNQQQSLLQNNVEAALSQKQLAAILDTAVKGLSPPIYQTLITLYHQEELSYAEIGEITSLPEGTVKSYLFRARKLLKENLLSRYKKEEL; encoded by the coding sequence ATGTCTGTTCATCATAAACATAGTTCTACAGATCAATACCTTGTTGACCAGGTGCTTGCCGGCAATCAACAGGCCTTTGCCAGTATTGTGCGCCAGACAGAGCGGCTGGTAGTGCAGATTGTGTTTAAAATGATACCTGCCCCCGGCGACAGGCAGGATATGATACAGGATATTTACCTGAAAGCATTCAGCCACCTTGCTACCTTTCAATTTCAGGCAAAATTGAGCACCTGGCTGGGAAAAATCAGCTATAATACCTGCCTGCATTACCTGGAAAAAAAGAAACTGGCGTTTTTGCCCGAAACCAGCGGGCCGGAAGGAGAACCCATAGATGCCCTGGATCAATTGAACCAGCAACAAAGTTTGCTGCAAAACAATGTAGAAGCAGCGCTTTCTCAAAAACAACTGGCTGCTATCCTGGATACGGCTGTTAAAGGTCTTTCTCCTCCCATTTACCAAACGCTCATCACCTTGTATCACCAGGAGGAATTGAGCTATGCGGAAATAGGGGAGATCACCTCCCTGCCGGAAGGAACCGTGAAGAGTTACCTGTTCCGGGCCAGGAAATTGTTAAAGGAAAATCTGTTGTCAAGATATAAAAAGGAGGAATTATGA
- a CDS encoding LytR/AlgR family response regulator transcription factor — MANSIKCMVIDDEPLAVKLLADYIRKTPGLELVYSTTKVLEALPVLEDGGIDLLFLDIQMPELTGLQLIKVLGPRCKVVLTTAYQEYALQSYEYDVADYLLKPVTFDRFALCIQKVRSRLQETTPQPVASAAYIFVKTEYRVQKVTLDSLLYIEALRDYIAFHTTEEKILSLESMRHMEEVLPAQQFIRIHKSYIINKDNIDFLERGKVVIRGQYLPIGDTYKEIVQQKIKPV, encoded by the coding sequence ATGGCTAATTCCATAAAATGTATGGTTATTGACGATGAGCCGCTGGCGGTAAAGCTGCTGGCAGATTACATTCGTAAAACGCCGGGACTGGAACTGGTATATTCTACTACAAAAGTGCTGGAAGCCCTGCCGGTATTGGAGGATGGGGGAATTGACCTGTTATTCCTGGATATACAAATGCCTGAGCTAACCGGCCTGCAGCTGATAAAGGTGTTAGGCCCGCGCTGTAAGGTAGTGCTTACTACTGCTTACCAGGAATATGCTTTGCAGAGCTATGAATATGATGTGGCTGATTACCTGCTAAAGCCGGTTACCTTCGATCGCTTTGCCCTGTGCATACAAAAAGTACGGAGTCGTTTACAGGAAACAACCCCGCAGCCTGTTGCTTCTGCGGCTTACATTTTTGTAAAAACAGAGTACCGGGTACAGAAAGTAACGCTTGATTCCCTGTTATATATAGAAGCTTTAAGAGACTATATCGCTTTTCATACTACAGAAGAAAAGATATTATCACTGGAAAGTATGCGGCATATGGAAGAAGTATTGCCGGCACAACAATTTATCCGCATTCATAAATCGTACATCATTAACAAGGATAATATCGATTTCCTGGAGCGTGGCAAAGTGGTGATCCGGGGGCAATACCTGCCTATAGGCGATACCTATAAAGAAATAGTGCAGCAGAAGATAAAGCCTGTGTAA